One window of Bacillus alkalicellulosilyticus genomic DNA carries:
- the cobJ gene encoding precorrin-3B C(17)-methyltransferase: MKQKKGKLLVIGFGPGSENHMTFRAKEAILESDAIIGYNTYIDIIRPLITTQDIVRTGMTEEVSRAQEAVRQAESGKAVAVISSGDAGVYGMAGLIYEVLIEKGWDPDTGVEVEIIPGVSAINSCASLLGAPIMHDACTISLSDHLTPWELIKQRVEAAAQADFVIALYNPRSGRRTKQIIETQRILLQYRSPDTPVGLVKSAFRERQEVTVTTLANMLDYEIGMLMTVIIGNNSTFLYNGLLITPRGYQRKYTLHEAEQKLKPHERLKEEAEPWALHQGQKEEHKTTAKSLAEEALQHLSGKEVAATAVVEEPSISFKQTSVFEFAVSPGIVSKKLSPKQMITLVETVGEEATIEYTTDHQLRVSVETDNPENITSQLQSEGLLLLPVGDVVTIKACDFCDGEKAEAIGQAEELQQLIGGDTVPKQLTIGFNGCGMACYGAPMNDIGIIYRKKGFDLFIGAKTTGRNAHVGQLVEEGIQPEDIVQKVVAVVEDYKQRGLPNERFHKFFKRVRTVTGFTYRDVPEQVVVDAVCGD; the protein is encoded by the coding sequence ATGAAACAAAAGAAAGGAAAGCTGCTCGTTATAGGTTTTGGCCCAGGAAGTGAAAATCATATGACCTTTCGAGCCAAGGAAGCAATTCTTGAGAGCGATGCGATTATTGGTTACAACACATACATTGATATCATTCGACCGCTTATCACCACACAAGATATTGTCAGAACGGGAATGACAGAAGAGGTTAGCCGAGCACAGGAAGCAGTTAGACAAGCAGAGTCAGGTAAAGCGGTTGCTGTAATTTCAAGTGGCGATGCTGGTGTGTATGGTATGGCGGGCTTAATTTATGAAGTATTAATTGAAAAAGGTTGGGACCCGGATACAGGTGTTGAGGTGGAAATCATTCCTGGAGTGTCAGCAATTAACTCTTGCGCTTCATTACTAGGGGCTCCGATTATGCATGATGCGTGTACGATTAGCTTAAGTGACCATCTTACCCCATGGGAGTTAATCAAACAAAGAGTAGAGGCAGCAGCTCAAGCTGATTTTGTCATTGCTCTATATAACCCAAGAAGCGGAAGAAGAACAAAGCAAATTATTGAGACACAACGGATTTTACTGCAATACCGTTCTCCTGATACACCTGTTGGTCTTGTCAAAAGTGCGTTTAGAGAGCGCCAAGAAGTAACGGTAACCACATTGGCTAACATGCTAGATTATGAGATTGGAATGCTTATGACAGTTATTATCGGAAATAATTCAACATTTTTGTATAATGGCTTACTGATTACCCCGCGAGGCTATCAACGAAAATATACGTTACATGAAGCTGAGCAAAAGCTTAAGCCTCACGAACGTTTAAAAGAAGAAGCAGAGCCATGGGCACTTCATCAAGGTCAAAAAGAAGAACATAAAACAACTGCGAAAAGCTTGGCAGAAGAAGCACTGCAGCACCTTTCTGGCAAAGAAGTAGCTGCCACTGCTGTTGTAGAGGAACCATCAATAAGTTTTAAGCAAACGTCTGTTTTTGAATTTGCGGTATCGCCTGGTATTGTCTCTAAAAAATTGTCCCCAAAGCAAATGATAACTTTAGTTGAAACGGTTGGAGAAGAAGCCACAATTGAATATACAACGGACCATCAGCTGCGTGTTTCAGTCGAAACTGACAATCCTGAAAACATCACCTCACAGCTTCAATCAGAAGGATTGTTGCTTCTGCCAGTTGGTGATGTCGTCACAATAAAAGCGTGTGATTTTTGTGATGGCGAAAAAGCGGAAGCAATTGGTCAAGCTGAAGAGCTTCAGCAATTAATAGGTGGAGATACGGTTCCAAAGCAACTGACGATTGGATTTAATGGCTGTGGTATGGCATGTTATGGGGCACCTATGAATGATATTGGGATTATTTATCGTAAAAAAGGCTTCGATCTTTTTATAGGTGCCAAAACAACAGGACGAAATGCACATGTAGGGCAATTAGTAGAAGAAGGTATCCAACCTGAAGACATTGTTCAAAAGGTCGTAGCTGTTGTTGAGGACTATAAACAACGAGGGCTACCGAATGAAAGATTTCATAAATTCTTTAAAAGAGTTCGTACAGTAACAGGATTTACGTATCGCGACGTACCTGAACAAGTGGTCGTGGATGCGGTCTGTGGTGATTAG
- a CDS encoding sirohydrochlorin chelatase codes for MDAIVFIGHGSKKAEGNSQVLEFVDSMKCDIPVPIVETCFLEFAKPTIAQAIKEVVEVGATRVALVPMMFFSAGHAKIHIPQEIDEAKAAYPHVQFSYGRPIGVHDKLFDILQGRLQEVGFHPTEKHDDTAVLLVGRGSSDSDANSELYKIARILAERLHMTSIELSFIGVTTPTVEEGIDRCLKLGAKKVYVVPYFFFTGVLMERMEEKLLEFRTQWPNYQFTMTTFFGFHPELKAIFIDRAIEALGGEAKLNCDVCQYRLHALEHMDVHHHHHDHDHNHHHHEHEEVHAHK; via the coding sequence ATGGATGCGATAGTTTTTATTGGTCATGGTAGCAAGAAGGCAGAAGGAAATTCTCAAGTTCTTGAATTTGTCGATTCTATGAAGTGTGACATTCCGGTTCCGATTGTGGAAACCTGTTTTTTAGAATTTGCAAAACCTACAATAGCGCAAGCAATTAAAGAGGTTGTTGAAGTAGGGGCAACACGAGTAGCTCTCGTACCGATGATGTTTTTTTCGGCAGGTCATGCCAAGATTCATATTCCACAAGAAATTGATGAAGCAAAAGCAGCTTATCCTCATGTTCAATTTTCATATGGCCGTCCAATCGGTGTGCATGATAAGTTGTTTGATATTTTACAAGGACGATTACAAGAGGTAGGCTTTCATCCAACAGAAAAGCATGACGATACAGCCGTGTTGTTGGTAGGAAGGGGGAGTAGCGATAGTGATGCTAATAGTGAGCTTTACAAGATTGCTAGAATTCTAGCAGAAAGACTTCATATGACGTCAATAGAGTTATCTTTTATAGGGGTGACGACACCAACAGTGGAGGAAGGTATTGACCGCTGTTTGAAGCTTGGAGCGAAAAAAGTTTATGTTGTGCCATATTTCTTCTTCACCGGTGTCTTAATGGAGCGCATGGAAGAAAAGTTGCTTGAATTTAGAACCCAGTGGCCTAATTATCAATTTACGATGACAACCTTTTTTGGCTTTCATCCTGAATTAAAGGCAATTTTTATCGACCGTGCAATTGAGGCTCTTGGTGGTGAAGCAAAGCTAAATTGCGATGTTTGTCAATACCGACTTCATGCGCTTGAACATATGGATGTTCATCACCATCACCACGATCACGACCATAATCATCATCACCATGAACATGAAGAAGTTCATGCACATAAATAA
- the cobK gene encoding precorrin-6A reductase, with translation MILVLAGTSDARELALEIREHGYDVITSVVTENAGLAMKENGLRFLIGRLTAEQMVQVITENDISLLIDATHPFAEEASKNAMLASSQLEIPYIRYERLSYTDTTKLITEVSTYEEAAALAAERRGVVMLTTGSKTVHIFAKALLPLEDVRMLARMLPRKDNMEKCEQLGIEQKNIIAIQGPFSKELNKALYEQYKVTTVITKESGKVGSVDEKVEAAKELGIPVIMIARPNINYGAVFHTFTDVIHMIKNLEV, from the coding sequence ATGATATTAGTGCTAGCTGGTACAAGTGATGCCCGGGAACTTGCCCTTGAGATCCGGGAACATGGCTATGACGTTATCACTTCAGTCGTTACTGAAAACGCAGGATTAGCGATGAAGGAAAATGGTCTTCGATTTTTAATAGGGCGCCTTACAGCCGAACAAATGGTGCAGGTTATTACTGAGAATGATATTTCACTTCTTATAGATGCGACACATCCATTTGCTGAGGAAGCTTCAAAAAATGCGATGTTGGCTTCAAGTCAGCTTGAAATCCCGTATATCCGCTATGAACGCTTATCCTATACAGACACAACCAAGCTCATTACAGAAGTGTCTACATACGAGGAAGCAGCAGCTCTTGCGGCAGAACGCCGGGGAGTTGTAATGCTGACGACTGGAAGTAAGACAGTACATATTTTTGCTAAGGCGCTGCTTCCCCTTGAAGATGTGAGAATGCTAGCACGCATGCTTCCAAGAAAAGATAACATGGAAAAATGTGAGCAACTCGGGATTGAGCAAAAAAATATAATTGCGATTCAAGGTCCATTTTCTAAAGAGTTAAACAAAGCTTTATATGAACAATACAAGGTCACAACCGTGATAACAAAAGAGAGCGGAAAGGTAGGATCGGTTGACGAAAAAGTTGAAGCAGCGAAAGAACTAGGTATACCCGTAATTATGATTGCAAGACCGAATATTAATTATGGGGCTGTGTTTCATACATTTACTGATGTCATACACATGATAAAAAATTTGGAGGTGTAA
- a CDS encoding precorrin-8X methylmutase: MDFQTEFKPLTVQPQEIEGKSFDMITKEIGEHPFTDEQYPVVQRIIHASADFELGRSVVFHPDAIKAGIAAIRAGKPVVADVQMIQAGISKPRLEKFGGHVRVYISDPDVIEEAKRLNTTRAIISMRKAIKEAEGGIFAIGNAPTALLELIRLVKTGEAKPGLIVGMPVGFVSAAESKDELAKLDVPFITNFGRKGGSPVTVAAVNAISIMAEKQE, encoded by the coding sequence ATGGATTTTCAAACAGAATTTAAGCCATTAACGGTCCAACCACAAGAAATTGAAGGAAAAAGCTTTGACATGATCACCAAAGAAATTGGGGAACACCCTTTTACAGACGAACAATATCCTGTTGTGCAGCGTATCATCCATGCATCGGCTGACTTTGAACTTGGCCGAAGTGTTGTCTTTCACCCTGATGCCATCAAAGCTGGAATTGCGGCGATTAGAGCTGGAAAACCAGTCGTAGCAGATGTACAAATGATTCAAGCGGGGATAAGTAAACCAAGACTTGAGAAGTTTGGTGGACATGTTCGAGTGTATATTTCTGATCCAGATGTCATAGAGGAAGCGAAACGCCTTAACACGACAAGAGCGATTATTTCGATGCGTAAAGCAATTAAGGAAGCAGAAGGAGGCATTTTTGCGATTGGCAATGCCCCAACAGCCTTACTTGAACTCATTCGCTTAGTAAAAACAGGAGAAGCAAAGCCAGGCTTAATTGTTGGAATGCCTGTTGGATTTGTGTCCGCAGCTGAATCAAAAGATGAGCTCGCAAAATTAGATGTGCCATTTATCACAAACTTTGGGCGAAAAGGTGGTAGCCCAGTGACAGTGGCTGCAGTCAATGCTATATCGATTATGGCAGAAAAACAAGAGTAA
- a CDS encoding cobalt-precorrin-5B (C(1))-methyltransferase — MMKKQTKDPKEMRHGYTTGSNATAATKAALMSLLLQTRVMSVEITLPIGEKVTFQMEHVFIEENYAMAEVIKDAGDDPDATHKAKIVSTVSFSDLHGITLDGGKGVGRVTKPGLPVPVGQAAINPVPRRMITETAQEVIDEFGIEKGVHIVISVPDGEEIAKKTLNGRLGIIGGISILGTRGTVVPFSTAAYKASVAQAVNVAVKNNCKHLFLTTGGRSEKYAISLYPNHPEEAFIEMGDFVGFALKSCKSKKVTKVTLVGMMGKFSKVAQGVMNVHSKSAPVSFEFLASVATQAGVSEDLVDEIKGANTASQVGTLMIEQGYNSFFSKLCTYASEAGLKEVNGGMEIETIIMSMQGDVLGRETVTWESKLSE, encoded by the coding sequence ATGATGAAGAAGCAGACAAAGGATCCGAAAGAAATGAGACATGGGTATACAACAGGTTCCAATGCGACAGCAGCGACAAAAGCAGCACTTATGTCACTGTTGTTGCAAACAAGAGTGATGTCTGTTGAAATAACTTTACCGATTGGTGAAAAGGTAACATTTCAGATGGAACACGTTTTTATAGAAGAAAATTATGCCATGGCGGAAGTGATAAAAGATGCCGGAGACGACCCAGATGCGACGCATAAAGCGAAAATCGTCTCTACGGTTTCCTTCAGTGATTTACATGGAATCACACTTGATGGGGGTAAGGGGGTAGGACGAGTTACAAAACCTGGCTTACCCGTACCAGTTGGACAAGCAGCGATTAACCCAGTGCCAAGACGAATGATTACAGAGACCGCTCAAGAAGTGATTGATGAATTTGGCATTGAAAAAGGAGTTCATATTGTAATCTCGGTGCCTGATGGAGAGGAAATTGCCAAAAAAACGCTTAATGGGCGACTGGGGATTATTGGTGGCATTTCAATATTGGGGACAAGAGGGACAGTGGTTCCGTTTTCAACTGCAGCTTATAAAGCAAGTGTCGCACAAGCGGTCAATGTAGCCGTAAAAAACAACTGCAAGCACTTGTTTTTAACAACTGGTGGCCGCAGTGAAAAATATGCCATCAGCTTATATCCTAATCATCCAGAAGAAGCCTTCATTGAGATGGGGGATTTTGTTGGTTTTGCATTAAAGTCTTGTAAATCAAAAAAGGTAACTAAAGTCACTCTCGTTGGAATGATGGGGAAGTTTTCAAAGGTCGCACAAGGTGTGATGAACGTTCACTCCAAAAGTGCTCCTGTTAGTTTTGAATTTCTTGCCTCAGTTGCAACTCAAGCTGGTGTGTCTGAGGATTTAGTTGATGAGATAAAAGGAGCGAATACAGCGTCCCAAGTTGGTACATTAATGATCGAGCAGGGCTACAATTCCTTTTTTTCAAAGCTTTGTACGTATGCTTCAGAAGCGGGCTTAAAGGAAGTAAACGGTGGTATGGAAATCGAGACGATTATTATGTCAATGCAAGGGGATGTGCTAGGAAGGGAGACGGTCACATGGGAATCAAAGTTATCGGAGTAA
- the cbiE gene encoding precorrin-6y C5,15-methyltransferase (decarboxylating) subunit CbiE translates to MGIKVIGVTESGINHLPALYLEWIDECERLIGGERLLEQFPLYKGEKIAIKSGLKVLVETLQNEPKETVILASGDPLFFGIGGYLASKLAVDIYPSVSSIQQAFAKMKESWQDCEFISVHGRSMKGLVQKVDGRKKVCLLTDNDNTPAAIASYLLTYDMNEYEAFVAEELGSPAEKTSWMTLEDMALYEANPLNVVILFAKTPRKRTSIGIPDEEFIQRKPDKGLITKKEVRVLSLSELQLDTTSIVWDIGTCTGSVAIEAAKIARDGAVFAIEKNEADVGNCLQNQKRFRTDFTVVHAKAPAGLEQFQDPDAVFLGGTGGEMKEVLTICANRLRENGRIVLNAVTIETLYEAVDTLKSLGLHVTILLAQISRSKPILHMTRFEGLNPVYIITARKGVH, encoded by the coding sequence ATGGGAATCAAAGTTATCGGAGTAACAGAAAGTGGAATTAATCATCTTCCCGCTCTTTACCTAGAATGGATTGATGAATGTGAAAGATTGATAGGTGGTGAAAGGTTGCTAGAGCAATTCCCTTTGTATAAAGGAGAGAAAATTGCTATAAAAAGTGGCCTTAAGGTACTTGTTGAAACATTACAGAATGAGCCTAAAGAAACGGTGATTCTTGCATCAGGGGACCCGCTGTTTTTTGGCATTGGTGGCTATCTCGCCAGTAAGTTAGCTGTTGATATTTATCCTAGTGTGAGTTCCATTCAACAAGCTTTTGCAAAAATGAAAGAAAGCTGGCAGGATTGCGAGTTTATTAGTGTACATGGAAGAAGTATGAAAGGACTCGTACAAAAGGTGGATGGGAGAAAAAAAGTTTGTTTACTAACAGACAATGACAATACACCTGCAGCGATAGCTTCGTATCTTCTAACCTATGATATGAATGAATATGAGGCCTTTGTAGCTGAAGAATTAGGAAGTCCCGCTGAAAAAACAAGCTGGATGACGCTTGAGGACATGGCTCTTTATGAAGCGAATCCATTAAATGTTGTCATCTTATTCGCAAAAACTCCACGAAAAAGGACCAGTATAGGAATTCCAGATGAAGAATTCATTCAAAGAAAACCGGATAAAGGACTAATTACTAAAAAGGAAGTTCGTGTGTTGAGTTTATCGGAACTACAGCTCGATACAACAAGCATAGTTTGGGATATTGGCACGTGTACGGGCTCTGTAGCGATAGAAGCCGCAAAAATCGCGAGGGATGGAGCTGTCTTTGCGATAGAAAAAAATGAAGCAGACGTTGGAAATTGTCTTCAAAACCAAAAACGATTTCGAACCGATTTTACCGTCGTACATGCAAAGGCTCCCGCAGGACTTGAGCAATTTCAAGACCCTGATGCCGTTTTTTTAGGTGGTACAGGAGGAGAAATGAAAGAGGTTTTAACGATTTGTGCAAATCGGTTACGAGAGAACGGTAGAATTGTTTTAAATGCTGTCACGATAGAAACTCTTTATGAAGCCGTTGATACGTTGAAATCATTGGGGCTTCATGTCACGATTTTGCTCGCCCAAATCTCAAGAAGTAAACCGATTTTACATATGACGAGATTTGAAGGGCTAAATCCAGTGTATATCATAACGGCAAGAAAAGGAGTGCACTGA
- the cobI gene encoding precorrin-2 C(20)-methyltransferase — MTLGTVYGVGVGPGDPELITVKAYRMMKEADVIAYPKKRKGAKSYAYQIVEEYINPTEKEMLGLVFPMTKDEEVLQREWNQIVASVWERVEAGKNVAFVTEGDPMLYSTFIHLYRLMKQLHPEVNIVSIPGISSVNGVASRLGIPLADGDDWTAVIPATDDKEQMRKALLDHEGIVFIKVAKVLPLMIDLLEELDLLDKATVVTKVTSESEFIWRDVRELRHAELEYLTLMLVRK, encoded by the coding sequence ATGACTTTAGGAACAGTTTACGGTGTTGGAGTAGGACCAGGTGACCCAGAACTGATTACGGTAAAAGCATATCGGATGATGAAAGAAGCTGATGTGATTGCTTATCCGAAAAAACGGAAAGGTGCCAAAAGCTATGCCTACCAGATCGTAGAAGAATATATAAATCCAACAGAAAAAGAAATGCTTGGCCTTGTTTTTCCGATGACAAAAGACGAGGAAGTATTACAGCGCGAGTGGAATCAAATTGTAGCTTCTGTTTGGGAGCGTGTTGAAGCTGGAAAAAACGTTGCCTTTGTAACTGAAGGCGACCCGATGCTTTATAGTACATTTATTCACTTGTACCGCTTAATGAAACAACTTCACCCTGAAGTCAATATCGTGTCAATACCAGGTATATCATCGGTGAACGGAGTGGCTTCGAGATTAGGAATTCCACTAGCTGATGGAGATGACTGGACGGCAGTTATACCTGCAACCGATGATAAGGAACAGATGAGAAAAGCACTACTAGACCATGAGGGAATTGTATTTATTAAAGTTGCCAAGGTGCTCCCATTAATGATTGATTTGCTTGAAGAACTAGACTTACTAGATAAAGCCACTGTTGTGACGAAAGTAACGTCAGAGAGTGAATTCATTTGGCGGGATGTCCGGGAATTACGACACGCTGAACTAGAATACTTAACACTGATGCTCGTGAGAAAGTAG
- the cobM gene encoding precorrin-4 C(11)-methyltransferase — MKLDAKVYIVGAGPGDPDLITVKGDTILRQADVILYTDSLVNPELMERAKTEALVLKSAGMNLEQLVETMEMHIREGKSVARVHTGDPAVYGAIYEQMKILKARGIEYEIIPGVSSVFAAAAAAQVELTIPELTQTVILTRAEGRTPMPEREQLKDLASHHCSVALFLSATLIKKVVREFYEAGWSPEDAVVVVYKASWPDQKIVRTTLGELDDAMRQEGIRKQAMVIISKAADLRLLEEGDFTSKLYDKSFTHGYRKGETV; from the coding sequence ATGAAATTAGATGCTAAAGTGTATATTGTTGGGGCTGGCCCAGGTGACCCAGATTTAATTACGGTCAAAGGAGATACCATTCTCCGGCAAGCCGATGTCATTTTATATACGGATTCGTTAGTGAATCCTGAATTAATGGAAAGAGCAAAAACCGAAGCGCTTGTATTAAAAAGTGCAGGGATGAATTTAGAACAGCTTGTAGAAACAATGGAAATGCACATACGAGAAGGAAAAAGTGTCGCTCGGGTTCATACAGGTGACCCTGCTGTATATGGCGCGATTTATGAACAAATGAAAATCTTAAAAGCTCGCGGAATTGAGTATGAAATCATCCCAGGAGTAAGCTCTGTTTTTGCAGCTGCAGCAGCGGCACAAGTAGAATTGACGATTCCTGAACTTACCCAAACCGTCATTTTAACAAGAGCAGAAGGAAGAACACCAATGCCAGAGCGAGAGCAGTTAAAAGATTTGGCCTCCCACCATTGTTCTGTCGCCTTATTTTTAAGTGCTACTCTTATAAAAAAAGTCGTTCGCGAATTTTATGAGGCGGGTTGGTCACCAGAGGATGCTGTCGTTGTTGTCTATAAAGCTTCATGGCCTGACCAGAAAATTGTACGAACGACGTTAGGTGAGCTTGATGATGCGATGAGACAAGAAGGAATCCGTAAGCAAGCGATGGTCATCATTAGTAAAGCCGCAGACCTACGACTACTTGAAGAAGGAGATTTTACTTCTAAGTTATATGACAAATCTTTTACGCACGGCTATCGCAAAGGAGAGACAGTGTAA
- a CDS encoding cobalt-precorrin 5A hydrolase, with translation MENVALVAITKHGVELIRNLQQDMPKASLHYMSKFEVGDEADRNIQTFEGSVRLLLPELFQQYDGIVMVISLGAVVRMIAPILKDKKTDPAVVVIDDKGQFVISVLSGHIGGANELTKQLAFYLDAIPVITTASDVQKTIPVDIFGRELGWTVEDYTYVTPVSAAVVNEEPVAIIQESGESNWWKHKKPLPRHMNVFSSLQEGLQEPFSAALVITHRDLSVDEKKQLEGKAVLYRPKSIMIGMGCNRGTSAEEIEEVITSTLQELQFSISSVSGIATIDLKKDESGLLEVVNKYNWEFICYSADELNHVPIKNPSNTVFKYTGAYGVSEPAAMLAAGTDTLVLEKRKSGNVTISIAIKKG, from the coding sequence ATGGAAAACGTTGCATTAGTCGCTATTACCAAACACGGAGTAGAGTTGATTCGAAATCTTCAACAAGATATGCCTAAAGCTTCTTTACATTACATGAGCAAGTTTGAAGTAGGGGATGAGGCAGACAGAAATATTCAAACCTTTGAGGGGTCGGTTCGCTTATTGTTACCAGAACTGTTTCAACAATATGATGGTATTGTGATGGTCATATCTTTAGGAGCAGTTGTACGAATGATTGCACCGATTCTCAAAGATAAAAAAACAGACCCTGCAGTTGTGGTCATTGATGATAAAGGGCAATTTGTGATTAGCGTGTTGTCCGGTCATATCGGCGGAGCAAACGAGCTCACAAAACAGCTAGCTTTTTACCTTGATGCCATTCCTGTTATCACAACCGCTTCTGATGTCCAAAAAACAATTCCAGTTGATATTTTTGGTCGAGAATTAGGATGGACTGTTGAGGATTATACATATGTTACTCCTGTTAGTGCAGCGGTAGTGAACGAAGAACCAGTTGCTATAATACAAGAGTCAGGCGAGAGCAACTGGTGGAAACATAAAAAACCACTTCCTCGTCATATGAACGTTTTTTCTAGTTTACAAGAAGGATTGCAAGAGCCTTTTTCTGCAGCGTTAGTCATCACGCATCGTGACCTATCAGTAGATGAAAAAAAACAACTCGAAGGAAAGGCTGTCCTTTATCGACCAAAATCGATTATGATAGGAATGGGTTGTAATCGCGGAACGAGTGCTGAGGAAATTGAAGAGGTAATTACTAGCACATTACAAGAGCTGCAATTTTCAATATCATCTGTTAGTGGGATCGCAACCATTGACCTTAAAAAAGATGAAAGTGGTTTGCTAGAAGTCGTTAACAAATATAATTGGGAGTTTATTTGTTATTCAGCTGACGAGTTAAATCATGTGCCCATCAAAAATCCGTCAAATACGGTTTTTAAATATACAGGTGCATATGGAGTTAGTGAGCCTGCTGCGATGTTAGCAGCGGGGACAGATACACTTGTGCTAGAAAAGAGGAAAAGTGGGAATGTAACAATTTCCATTGCAATCAAAAAGGGGTAG
- a CDS encoding cobyrinate a,c-diamide synthase, giving the protein MQRRIVIAGTNSGVGKTTITLGLLAAFRSKGLSVQGFKCGPDYIDPSYHTAVTGRHSRNLDSWMLTHDIVKDIFVEASTGADLSIIEGVMGFYDGKSPESNVGSTAEISQLLGAPVILVVNIGSMARSAAAIVKGFQLLDENIDIAGIIVNQAGSEGHYQLCKTAIEKECDVPVLGYLLRGDTPTIPERHLGLIPAIERGELDNFFTSLGEVMKERIDLDHIYELSGQTLEVSSSHSLFSSPKEKSVRLAVAHDSAFNFYYIENLQLLETAGAELVYFSPLAGDSLPEDIEGLYIGGGFPEEFAKELSEHQLLKEEIKEAILNELPVFAECGGYMYLTETLTTTAGQTYPMVGAIKGEVTMQKSLAALGYREVTSLHESIILAKGEKARGHEFHYSTYIGKAETEQAYHLKALRKEGKEGFFLPNVVAGYTHLHFASNPTIATRFIAACQSYQSKKGLHNETTTTNN; this is encoded by the coding sequence ATGCAACGAAGAATAGTGATTGCTGGTACAAATAGTGGAGTTGGTAAGACGACGATTACGCTTGGCTTACTGGCAGCGTTTCGGAGTAAAGGATTATCAGTACAAGGGTTCAAGTGTGGTCCAGATTATATTGACCCAAGCTATCATACAGCGGTAACAGGGCGACATTCACGAAATCTCGATAGCTGGATGCTTACACATGATATAGTAAAAGACATATTTGTTGAAGCGTCAACAGGGGCAGACTTATCCATTATAGAAGGAGTCATGGGCTTTTATGACGGAAAGAGTCCTGAATCGAATGTAGGAAGTACGGCAGAAATAAGCCAATTACTCGGGGCACCCGTCATCTTAGTGGTTAACATCGGTAGTATGGCTCGCAGTGCGGCGGCTATCGTGAAAGGGTTTCAACTGCTTGATGAAAACATAGACATTGCGGGTATAATTGTGAACCAGGCTGGAAGCGAAGGTCATTATCAGCTTTGTAAAACGGCGATTGAAAAAGAGTGTGATGTACCGGTTCTAGGTTATTTGCTTAGAGGTGACACTCCGACCATTCCTGAACGACACCTTGGATTAATTCCGGCGATTGAAAGAGGAGAGCTTGATAACTTTTTTACCTCTTTAGGAGAGGTGATGAAGGAAAGGATTGATCTTGATCATATTTATGAACTTTCAGGTCAGACGCTGGAAGTTTCTTCAAGTCATTCTTTATTTTCTAGCCCAAAAGAAAAAAGCGTTCGTCTTGCCGTTGCTCATGATTCTGCCTTTAATTTTTATTATATCGAGAATTTGCAATTGTTAGAGACAGCCGGAGCCGAGCTTGTTTATTTTAGTCCATTGGCTGGTGATAGCTTACCAGAGGATATCGAGGGTCTTTACATTGGAGGAGGCTTTCCCGAAGAATTTGCGAAGGAACTTTCAGAACACCAACTGTTAAAAGAAGAGATTAAAGAAGCAATTCTAAACGAACTGCCGGTTTTTGCAGAATGTGGTGGGTATATGTATTTAACTGAAACCTTAACGACCACAGCGGGTCAAACGTATCCGATGGTTGGAGCAATTAAAGGAGAGGTCACGATGCAAAAGAGCTTAGCCGCTCTTGGGTATCGCGAAGTCACTTCTTTGCATGAGAGCATTATTTTAGCTAAGGGAGAAAAAGCAAGAGGTCATGAATTTCATTACTCTACATACATAGGAAAAGCAGAAACAGAACAAGCTTACCATCTAAAAGCACTTCGAAAAGAAGGAAAAGAAGGCTTCTTTTTACCGAATGTTGTTGCCGGATATACACACCTTCATTTTGCTTCTAATCCAACTATCGCAACTCGATTTATAGCTGCGTGTCAAAGCTATCAATCGAAGAAAGGATTACATAATGAAACAACTACAACAAACAATTAA